A window from Kluyveromyces lactis strain NRRL Y-1140 chromosome E complete sequence encodes these proteins:
- a CDS encoding uncharacterized protein (some similarities with uniprot|P28319 Saccharomyces cerevisiae YKL096W CWP1 Cell wall mannoprotein linked to a beta-1 3- and beta-1 6-glucan heteropolymer through a phosphodiester bond involved in cell wall organization), translating to MRLEYYFALVATLWLTTVYAASEKFGLKLTGPNELKGMMIYEDGSSLFIGKHSGDIIEGTIQEDGSLKLGTGEFIGINKNYLTLTTNYTQYATPFAINGDGYLTLYGEKEFKAIPSGQTDIWILASNNAVSTLDSVHTTKVKCVDSDGKKVNKFTVNGSSASKLLNKTELLAVLFFSFSAYVLF from the coding sequence ATGAGATTAGAATACTATTTTGCGTTGGTCGCAACTCTATGGCTAACTACTGTCTATGCAGCTTCTGAAAAATTCGGTCTTAAGCTTACTGGACCAAACGAATTAAAAGGAATGATGATTTATGAAGACGGAAGCTCGCTTTTTATTGGTAAACATTCCGGTGATATCATAGAAGGTACAATTCAAGAGGATGGGTCCTTGAAATTGGGCACTGGAGAGTTCATTGGGATAAACAAGAACTATCTAACTTTAACCACTAACTATACCCAATACGCTACGCCATTTGCTATCAATGGGGATGGATATTTGACGCTGTATGgagaaaaagaattcaagGCCATTCCAAGCGGTCAGACAGACATATGGATTTTGGCTTCTAATAATGCTGTTTCAACATTGGATTCGGTGCACACAACTAAGGTCAAGTGTGTTGACTCAGACGGAAAGAAAGTTAATAAATTTACCGTCAACGGCAGTAGTGCATCTAAACTTCTCAACAAAACCGAATTATTGGCTgtactcttcttttcctttagTGCTTATGTTCTGTTTTGA